The proteins below come from a single Sander vitreus isolate 19-12246 chromosome 15, sanVit1, whole genome shotgun sequence genomic window:
- the LOC144530745 gene encoding uncharacterized protein LOC144530745: MTLLDYPVPELDATLQEVSRVLQLTLGPDLYPEFKSTLEQQREILQEAQQKLAAIASGQENWVTKQFKRALLSCDDPLPTSTALPVVLLPSKAKRSTQLGRAAALLWAAAKLYSEPTLLEGNAPMERTQQSEVFAASRIPGTSQDEIKVYPDSLHAIITCVGGVFPVDILWRPSTGGPVSARPFIDIYNQLAQVMDQPSAGKQNDPSAICSLSALGRKVWAATREEILGQGGDAAASLGLMESAVLTLCLEDCNAPSELADILNAVRLGGGRDSTYLRYYDKVVNLVVFKDSTAGMVFEHSAVDGMVAGLMTAHVGQRGLYDAWINFSLQLSLRQTLGESASNHMLVTPTHMRHYKHGRCDPTYSLTMHSQKLVGALTSCIGPDNTMRYTTDLLRLFHVAFLEHKSLIRNTKSGQGVGPHLAALRRLLPFDNPLKKYLDPFGCPSVYITGTDLMEGVECGVGNVYAQDQLAVTYLGKRDTVRIVLNGKGSFALALEKLQERLKINLKLVMLLAVRYAIAHQMGALEHLLNQGQTEKINGETNHCSAIPNNGKTTVDSTSGTSTDYTVMIHGGAGEEIMLNTEVIGVIEFALQTALTLGSQVLQQGGRSLDAVQKSVEALEDCFLFNAGKGSVFNKDGKNEMEATIVDGNTMRSGSVACVQSVKNPIKAARCVMEKSSHSLIVGDGAEEFLQGFEEKEKPVGPEYFYTDIRHRQLTAKLTVGNTSKNNHPQTVGAVALDRWQGLAAASSTGGLVGKLKGRVGDTAVVGAGIYADDKLAITCSGDGDVFLRQTVAQKIASLYHHKGYSLRQACREVMADNLDGVCAGIIAVDRKGDAIIETNAGVMFVASMIGGISRVEVLRPLKSFSDVIWETDELVAYLNPNPWIPGSTILTRKTLSGASSIFQLAPPDFVAMLQGARAVSSLVCERLGVQRCALVFHPTPDQPAQIRLLPLHGVEPKWQPHLANEEEFHTHDPGYCTSKSGPRCDDEALAQVQAQIRNGLPTPNAPSCFDFFGDASNDNLFSRIVRGEQQQWRVWEDNEYVAFLTPYPNSPGLTVVVPRKHLSSDIFKLEEADYNTLILATYKVAQLLKEGMRARGVALIFEGFEIDYAHAKLIPLLPSPDGTKLSELQTECYQSYPGYVSSLDGPAADPEALKKIHTKITQCRPPHSWQDPQSHSTLAIKSQWYRNLFQIQNTLFHSTVEYFHSSCQYSYALTPLTTDTISSPMGLGSDSEPVSVNLLGQSIYLADSMQFVLEYFLRFQDNLPGTYYISPSFRGEDPDATHLNQFYHVECELLGDMDNAISIAEGYLAHLTKSMLKKHSDMILNTAGTLTHVKAMLSKLDGKTPLPRVPLDQAIPMMPSADCLEWVQDGQPHFGRKLTRKGERVLIEKYGGAVWLTEMDHLGVPFYQAYVEGTGRCKAKAADLLLGLGETVGLGERHSTPEMVLEALRHHAVPEQSYKWYTNMRQVKPLLSSGWGMGTERYLCWLLHHDDIRDIHIIPRMKGMKYMP; this comes from the exons ATGACCCTTCTTGACTACCCTGTTCCAGAGTTGGATGCTACCTTGCAAGAGGTGAGCCGTGTCCTGCAGCTCACTTTAGGTCCAGACCTTTACCCAGAGTTCAAAAGTACATTGGAACAGCAGAGGGAGATCCTTCAAGAGGCCCAGCAAAAATTGGCAGCCATTGCTTCAGGCCAAGAAAACTGGGTGACGAAGCAGTTCAAAAGAGCTCTTCTGTCTTGTGATGACCCTCTGCCCACCTCCACTGCCCTTCCTGTTGTTCTTCTTCCTTCCAAAGCAAAGAGAAGTACCCAACTGGGGAGGGCAGCCGCTCTGCTCTGGGCAGCAGCAAAGCTGTACAGTGAGCCCACGTTACTGGAAGGCAATGCACCAATGGAGCGCACACAGCAGTCTGAGGTATTCGCTGCCAGTCGGATTCCTGGCACGAGTCAAGATGAGATTAAG GTATACCCAGATAGCCTACATGCCATCATCACCTGTGTTGGAGGAGTGTTCCCTGTTGACATACTGTGGCGTCCCAGCACTGGTGGGCCAGTTTCTGCTCGACCGTTCATTGACATCTACAACCAGCTGGCTCAGGTGATGGATCAACCCAGTGCAGGAAAACAGAATGATCCCTCTGCAATTTGCAGCCTCTCAGCTCTGGGGCGCAAAGTCTGGGCTGCCACCAGGGAAGAGATCCTGGGGCAAGGAGGGGATGCAGCAGCATCACTGGGGCTGATGGAGAGTGCCGTGCTGACACTCTGTTTGGAAGACTGCAATGCACCCTCTGAACTGGCTGATATCCTCAACGCAGTGAGgctgggaggaggaagagacagtACATATCTGAGATACTATGACAAG GTGGTGAACCTGGTGGTGTTTAAGGACAGCACAGCTGGGATGGTGTTTGAGCACAGCGCTGTGGATGGGATGGTGGCTGGACTTATGACTGCGCATGT AGGGCAGAGAGGCCTGTACGATGCTTGGATCAACTTCTCTTTGCAGCTTTCCCTGAGGCAGACTCTTGGGGAATCTGCTTCCAATCACATGCTTGTTACACCTACCCATATGCGCCACTACAAACATGGCCGTTGTGATCCTACTTACTCACTCACTATGCATTCTCAAAAGTTAGTAGGTGCCTTGACATCTTGCATTGGCCCAGATAACACAATGCGATACACTACTGACCTCCTACGCTTGTTCCATGTGGCATTTTTGGAGCATAAGAGCCTCATCAGAAACACCAAAAGTGGTCAAGGAGTTGGTCCCCACCTAGCTGCCCTGCGCCGATTATTGCCATTTGACAACCCATTGAAGAAGTACCTGGACCCCTTTGGATGTCCATCTGTGTACATCACAGGTACAGATCTGATGGAGGGCGTGGAGTGTGGAGTAGGGAATGTTTATGCACAAGATCAGCTGGCTGTAACCTACCTTGGAAAAAGAGACACGGTCCGCATTGTGCTTAATGGAAAGGGGAGCTTTGCTCTGGCACTGGAAAAGCTTCAAGAACGTCTGAAGATAAATCTGAAGTTAGTGATGCTTCTAGCTGTAAGGTATGCTATTGCACACCAAATGGGAGCCCTGGAGCATCTACTGAATCAGGGTCAAACAGAGAAAATCAATGGAGAGACAAACCACTGTTCAGCAATCCCAAACAATGGCAAAACTACTGTTGACTCCACCTCTGGCACGAGCACAGACTACACTGTGATGATCCATGGTGGCGCTGGAGAGGAGATAATGCTGAACACCGAAGTGATTGGGGTTATTGAGTTTGCTCTACAGACAGCCTTAACCCTTGGATCCCAAGTGCTTCAACAAGGTGGAAGGAGTCTGGACGCAGTTCAGAAGTCAGTAGAAGCTCTGGAGGACTGCTTCCTGTTCAATGCAGGTAAAGGCTCAGTATTCAACAAAGATGGCAAAAATGAAATGGAAGCAACCATTGTGGATGGCAATACAATGAGGTCAGGATCTGTTGCTTGTGTGCAAAGTGTGAAGAACCCAATAAAAGCAGCCAGATGTGTCATGGAGAAGAGCTCACATTCACTCATAGTGGGAGATGGAGCTGAGGAGTTTCTGCAAGGGTttgaggagaaggagaaacCTGTTGGGCctgagtatttctacactgatATACGTCACAGACAGTTAACTGCAAAGCTCACTGTTGGAAACACCTCAAAAAACAATCACCCTCAGACAGTTGGAGCTGTCGCCTTGGATCGTTGGCAAGGGTTGGCTGCTGCGTCGTCCACAGGGGGGTTAGTCGGAAAGCTGAAAGGGCGAGTTGGGGATACAGCAGTAGTAGGGGCAGGAATATATGCTGATGACAAGTTAGCTATTACCTGCTCTGGAGATGGAGATGTATTTCTGAGGCAGACAGTTGCACAGAAAATAGCCAGTCTTTACCACCACAAAGGCTATAGCCTTAGGCAGGCATGTAGAGAAGTGATGGCTGACAATCTAGATGGGGTCTGTGCAGGAATCATTGCTGTGGACAGGAAAGGTGATGCTATCATTGAAACAAATGCTGGAGTGATGTTTGTGGCCTCAATGATAGGTGGCATTTCACGAGTAGAGGTCCTCCGGCCCCTGAAGAGCTTCTCTGATGTGATCTGGGAAACAGATGAGCTAGTTGCCTACCTAAATCCCAACCCCTGGATCCCTGGGTCAACCATTCTGACTAGAAAAACTCTTAGTGGGGCAAGCAGCATCTTCCAGTTGGCTCCACCTGATTTTGTGGCAATGCTACAAGGAGCAAGAGCTGTGTCAAGCTTAGTATGTGAGAGATTGGGAGTGCAGCGCTGTGCTTTGGTTTTCCATCCAACCCCTGATCAGCCAGCACAAATCAGACTGCTCCCGCTTCATGGCGTAGAGCCAAAGTGGCAGCCCCATCTTGCCAATGAAGAGGAATTCCACACTCACGATCCTGGCTACTGCACCTCAAAAAGTGGTCCCCGCTGTGATGATGAGGCACTGGCCCAGGTTCAAGCTCAGATTAGAAACGGACTGCCAACACCAAATGCACCTTCatgctttgacttttttggagaCGCTTCCAATGATAACCTGTTCAGTCGTATTGTACGTGGAGAGCAGCAACAGTGGAGAGTGTGGGAAGACAATGAGTATGTTGCCTTCCTGACACCATACCCAAACAGTCCTGGACTAACAGTTGTAGTGCCACGCAAACATCTGTCCAGTGACATCTTTAAACTGGAGGAAGCTGACTACAACACACTGATCTTAGCCACTTATAAAGTTGCCCAACTTCTAAAAGAGGGAATGAGAGCTCGAGGTGTTGCACTGATCTTTGAGGGCTTTGAGATTGACTATGCTCATGCCAAGCTAATCCCTCTGTTACCTTCACCAGATGGCACTAAGCTTTCTGAGCTGCAAACAGAATGCTACCAAAGCTACCCTGGATATGTGTCATCATTGGATGGCCCAGCTGCTGACCCTGAGGCCCTTAAAAAGATCCACACAAAAATCACCCAGTGCAGGCCTCCTCATTCATGGCAAGACCCTCAGTCTCACTCCACACTGGCCATCAAGAGCCAGTGGTATCGCAACCTGTTCCAGATTCAAAACACTCTCTTCCACAGCACAGTGGAATATTTCCACAGTTCCTGCCAGTACTCCTACGCTTTAACCCCTCTCACCACAGACACCATCTCTTCACCAATGGGCTTGGGATCTGACTCAGAACCAGTGTCTGTTAACTTGCTGGGCCAGAGCATCTACCTGGCTGACTCAATGCAATTTGTACTTGAATACTTCCTTCGCTTCCAAGACAACCTGCCGGGGACGTATTACATATCCCCCAGCTTTAGAGGGGAAGATCCTGATGCCACACACTTGAACCAGTTCTACCACGTGGAGTGTGAACTGTTGGGTGACATGGACAATGCCATTTCCATAGCAGAGGGATACTTGGCTCATCTCACCAAGTCCATGTTGAAGAAACACTCTGATATGATTCTCAACACTGCCGGGACCCTTACACATGTCAAAGCCATGCTGAGTAAGCTGGATGGAAAAACCCCACTCCCAAGAGTCCCTCTAGACCAGGCCATTCCCATGATGCCATCTGCTGACTGCTTAGAGTGGGTACAAGATGGCCAGCCACATTTTGGTAGAAAGCTTACACGCAAAGGAGAGCGTGTCTTGATAGAGAAATATGGTGGCGCTGTTTGGCTGACTGAGATGGACCATCTAGGAGTTCCCTTCTACCAGGCCTATGTGGAGGGCACTGGGCGGTGCAAAGCCAAGGCTGCTGACCTTCTCCTGGGGCTGGGTGAGACTGTGGGTCTAGGTGAACGTCATTCCACCCCTGAGATGGTACTGGAGGCCCTCAGACACCATGCGGTGCCAGAGCAGTCCTACAAATGGTACACTAACATGCGTCAAGTGAAACCACTCCTCTCCAGTGGATGGGGCATGGGGACGGAGCGCTACTTGTGTTGGCTGCTTCACCATGATGACATCAGAGACATACATATCATTCCTAGGATGAAAGGAATGAAGTACATGCCCTGA